A single window of Archangium gephyra DNA harbors:
- a CDS encoding sensor histidine kinase: MPGSARRCSSPGEQASLAAPRTSNGTIPAARALFRPMRKAAAGFLFVALLAVLLGASSLAVLRSALRYQDQLLAGYMEDVVLTQELVTAHTHFMHQASDFLLQEDERHLAALRQAREHFGTVVGQLTRQEPRTPEERQLVEHFVATRDRARAVMDELISTRRDEGPASGPRLLAQLQPVRMDMEKTLNALADHERERYWKTRHQSRADSGRALGMLALGFLGTVVVAVAQGVFLVRALRQRVRAESERAAMLEREHAAHRAVEERQALLDLVIEQSGDAVVVTDAKGVIRLFNAEAERQHGVTRQQVSAPEWAATFGLLTLEGHPLPLQETPLYRALEGRPMSNARWLVKRPDGTVRTLCGTASTLRRPDGLPVGAVLTARDETERLALEQQRATALERLRSTAEFRERFLGIVGHDLRNPLNAITLSARVLLVSEALPERELKAVRRIASSADRMTRMISELLDFTRSRLGGGMPVDPCLADLSVICREALEELETSHPGSRLSLRVLGQGLGEWDAGRLSQVVSNLVGNALQYSPEGSPIHVTVDGRAAQEVVLSVHNEGAPIPEDVLPELFEPFRRGTRESAHHGGGLGLGLYIVQQIILAHGGTLGAESHEGDGTTFTARLPRENTDRSASLAN; encoded by the coding sequence ATGCCTGGAAGTGCCCGGCGTTGCAGCTCTCCAGGCGAGCAGGCGTCCCTGGCCGCTCCTCGGACCTCCAACGGCACGATTCCCGCCGCCCGGGCGTTGTTCCGGCCGATGCGAAAGGCCGCCGCCGGTTTTCTCTTCGTCGCCCTGCTGGCCGTCCTGCTGGGTGCCAGCTCGCTCGCCGTCCTGCGCTCGGCCCTGCGGTACCAGGACCAGCTGCTCGCCGGATATATGGAGGATGTGGTCCTCACCCAGGAGCTGGTGACGGCCCACACCCACTTCATGCACCAGGCGAGCGACTTCCTCCTGCAGGAGGACGAGCGCCACCTGGCCGCGCTGCGCCAGGCCCGCGAGCACTTCGGCACCGTCGTCGGGCAGCTCACCCGCCAGGAGCCCCGGACGCCCGAGGAGCGCCAACTGGTGGAGCACTTCGTGGCCACCCGGGACCGGGCGCGTGCCGTGATGGACGAGCTCATCTCCACGCGGCGCGACGAGGGCCCCGCGTCCGGCCCCCGGCTGCTGGCGCAGCTGCAGCCCGTCCGCATGGACATGGAGAAGACCTTGAACGCGCTGGCCGACCACGAGCGCGAGCGCTACTGGAAGACGCGCCATCAATCCCGGGCGGACTCCGGGCGGGCGCTGGGGATGCTCGCCCTGGGTTTCCTGGGGACGGTGGTGGTGGCCGTGGCCCAGGGGGTGTTCCTGGTGCGCGCGCTCCGGCAGCGCGTGCGGGCCGAGTCGGAGCGGGCCGCGATGCTCGAGCGCGAGCATGCCGCCCACCGCGCCGTGGAGGAGCGGCAGGCGCTGTTGGACCTCGTCATCGAGCAGAGTGGTGATGCGGTGGTGGTGACGGACGCCAAGGGCGTCATCCGGCTCTTCAACGCCGAGGCCGAGCGCCAGCACGGTGTCACCCGCCAGCAGGTGTCCGCCCCCGAGTGGGCCGCCACCTTCGGACTGCTCACCCTGGAGGGGCACCCGCTCCCCCTGCAGGAGACGCCGCTCTACCGCGCCCTCGAGGGCAGGCCGATGAGCAACGCCCGCTGGCTGGTGAAGCGGCCGGATGGCACGGTGCGCACGCTGTGTGGCACCGCCTCGACCCTGCGCCGGCCGGATGGCTTGCCCGTGGGCGCCGTGCTCACCGCCCGCGACGAGACGGAGCGCCTGGCCCTGGAGCAGCAGCGGGCCACCGCCCTGGAGCGGCTGCGCAGCACCGCGGAGTTCCGCGAGCGCTTCCTCGGCATCGTCGGGCATGATCTGCGCAATCCGCTCAACGCCATCACCCTGTCCGCCCGCGTGCTGCTGGTGTCCGAGGCCCTGCCCGAGCGCGAGCTGAAGGCCGTGCGGCGGATCGCCTCGAGCGCGGACCGCATGACGCGGATGATCTCCGAGTTGCTCGACTTCACCCGCAGCCGGCTGGGCGGCGGCATGCCCGTGGACCCGTGCCTGGCGGACCTGTCCGTCATCTGCCGCGAGGCGTTGGAGGAGTTGGAGACCTCACACCCCGGCTCGAGGTTGTCGCTGCGGGTGCTCGGGCAGGGATTGGGCGAGTGGGACGCGGGACGGCTGTCGCAGGTCGTCTCCAACCTGGTGGGCAATGCCTTGCAGTACAGCCCCGAGGGCTCTCCCATCCATGTCACCGTGGACGGGCGGGCCGCCCAGGAGGTGGTGCTCTCGGTGCACAACGAGGGCGCGCCCATCCCCGAGGACGTGCTGCCGGAGCTCTTCGAGCCCTTCCGCCGCGGCACCCGCGAGAGTGCCCACCACGGTGGCGGACTGGGACTCGGGCTCTACATCGTGCAGCAGATCATCCTCGCCCACGGCGGAACGCTGGGCGCCGAGTCGCACGAAGGCGATGGCACCACCTTCACCGCGAGACTGCCCCGCGAGAACACGGACCGGTCCGCCTCGCTCGCGAACTGA
- a CDS encoding phytoene desaturase family protein, translating to MVRHVIVVGAGPGGLSAAINLAGLGLKVTVVEKDTVPGGRMKGLTLGEHGEYAVDTGPSILQLPGVLERIFERAGKRISDYVKLVPLDTNTRVHFWDGTYLDTTRNVERMEREVAKFGPDKAPALRRWLEESRQKYPLAYEKFMATHADSLAYYAPWRLLSTLRFKPWQTLYKHLDGFFHDDRISYALSYPSKYLGLHPTTCSSVFSVIPYLELAFGVWHVEGGFRALARGMMKCAEDLGATFRLGTPVEQVLVEYGRAAGVRLANGERLEADAVVVNADLPYAAQKLVPSEARAGTRLTDAALEKAKYSCSTFMAYYGLDRVYDELPHHLIYLSESARRTDREALEDQKVDVDDPPFYVCNPTVTDKSGAPAGHSTLYVLVPTPNTSRDVDWAATERTLRERIPAMLEKVGLKGVRQHLRAERYFTAETWRDDFNVFRGAVFNLSHTWTQLGPLRPHVKSPSVEGLYWVGGGTHPGSGLLTIMESANIAADYLSREAGKGPLGGWPYVPPVEGHSTEPRARVG from the coding sequence ATGGTACGTCACGTCATTGTCGTGGGAGCGGGACCCGGGGGGCTGTCGGCGGCCATCAACCTCGCGGGGCTGGGACTGAAGGTCACGGTGGTGGAGAAGGACACGGTGCCCGGGGGGCGGATGAAGGGGCTCACCCTGGGCGAGCACGGCGAGTACGCCGTGGACACGGGGCCCTCCATTTTGCAGCTGCCCGGGGTGCTGGAGCGCATCTTCGAGCGCGCCGGCAAGCGCATCTCCGACTACGTGAAGCTGGTGCCCCTGGACACCAACACCCGGGTGCACTTCTGGGACGGCACGTACCTGGACACCACGCGCAACGTGGAGCGCATGGAGCGCGAGGTGGCGAAGTTCGGCCCGGACAAGGCCCCCGCGCTGCGCCGCTGGCTGGAGGAGAGCCGGCAGAAGTACCCGCTGGCCTACGAGAAGTTCATGGCCACGCACGCCGACAGCCTCGCCTACTACGCGCCCTGGCGGCTGCTCTCCACGCTGCGCTTCAAGCCCTGGCAGACGCTCTACAAGCACCTGGACGGCTTCTTCCACGACGACCGCATCAGCTATGCGCTCTCCTACCCGTCCAAGTACCTGGGGCTGCACCCCACCACGTGCTCCTCCGTCTTCAGCGTCATCCCCTACCTGGAGCTGGCCTTCGGGGTGTGGCACGTGGAGGGCGGCTTCCGGGCCCTGGCGCGGGGGATGATGAAGTGCGCCGAGGACCTGGGCGCCACCTTCCGCCTGGGCACGCCGGTGGAGCAGGTGCTGGTGGAGTACGGCCGGGCGGCGGGCGTGCGGCTGGCCAATGGCGAGCGCCTGGAGGCGGACGCGGTGGTGGTGAACGCGGACCTGCCCTACGCGGCCCAGAAGCTCGTCCCCTCCGAGGCGCGCGCCGGCACGCGGCTGACGGACGCCGCGCTGGAGAAGGCGAAGTACTCGTGCAGCACCTTCATGGCCTACTACGGGCTGGACCGCGTCTACGACGAGCTGCCCCACCACCTCATCTACCTGTCCGAGAGCGCGCGGCGCACGGACCGGGAGGCCCTGGAGGACCAGAAGGTGGACGTGGACGACCCGCCCTTCTACGTCTGCAACCCCACGGTGACGGACAAGAGCGGGGCGCCCGCGGGCCACTCCACCCTGTACGTGCTGGTGCCCACGCCCAACACCTCGCGGGACGTGGACTGGGCGGCCACCGAGCGCACCCTGCGCGAGCGGATTCCGGCCATGCTGGAGAAGGTGGGCCTCAAGGGGGTGCGCCAGCACCTCCGCGCCGAGCGCTACTTCACCGCCGAGACCTGGCGGGACGACTTCAACGTCTTCCGGGGGGCCGTCTTCAACCTGTCCCACACCTGGACACAGTTGGGTCCCCTGCGACCCCATGTGAAGAGCCCGAGCGTCGAGGGGCTCTACTGGGTAGGAGGGGGGACGCACCCGGGCAGCGGGCTGCTCACCATCATGGAGAGCGCCAATATCGCCGCCGACTACCTCTCCCGGGAGGCGGGCAAGGGCCCCCTGGGTGGCTGGCCGTATGTGCCGCCGGTCGAAGGGCATTCGACCGAGCCCCGTGCACGTGTGGGCTGA